In Pleurocapsa sp. PCC 7319, the following are encoded in one genomic region:
- a CDS encoding ABC transporter ATP-binding protein, with translation MRDLSKNFMEGNNTRLVLNQVRATFNQGEFIVLLGQSGSGKSTLLNLLSGIEKPTTGTVLINGAAVNEMSERDCTLFRRDRIGFVFQFFNLIPTLTVLENVTLPQELAGKNIQSIEKQALTLLEQVGLEDRAHAFPDKLSGGQQQRVAIARALVHNPMLVLADEPTGNLDEETGERVLKLLLALTQNRNKTLIMATHNPEIAKLADRVLRVHEGHLEENPVDFPNREVTA, from the coding sequence ATGCGTGACTTGAGCAAAAATTTTATGGAAGGGAATAATACTCGACTGGTCTTAAATCAAGTTCGGGCAACTTTTAATCAAGGAGAATTTATTGTTCTTCTGGGTCAAAGTGGTAGTGGCAAAAGCACTCTCTTGAACTTGTTAAGTGGCATCGAAAAACCGACAACTGGAACAGTATTAATTAACGGAGCGGCAGTTAATGAGATGAGCGAACGGGATTGCACTCTGTTTCGACGCGATCGCATTGGCTTTGTTTTTCAATTTTTTAATCTGATTCCGACGCTAACAGTTTTGGAAAATGTCACTCTTCCCCAGGAGTTAGCTGGTAAAAATATTCAGTCAATAGAAAAGCAAGCTTTAACCCTATTAGAGCAAGTTGGCCTAGAAGATCGCGCTCATGCTTTTCCCGACAAACTATCTGGTGGTCAGCAGCAACGAGTGGCGATCGCTAGAGCTTTAGTTCATAATCCGATGCTGGTCTTAGCGGATGAACCGACAGGCAATCTCGATGAAGAAACGGGAGAACGAGTTTTAAAACTCTTGTTAGCTCTCACCCAAAATAGAAACAAGACTTTGATTATGGCGACTCATAACCCAGAAATAGCTAAACTAGCAGATCGCGTGTTACGAGTCCACGAAGGGCATCTAGAAGAAAACCCGGTTGATTTCCCGAACAGGGAGGTGACGGCTTGA
- a CDS encoding FtsX-like permease family protein, with amino-acid sequence MRRRPFQYILFILGIALGVAMIVSIDLANGSAQRAFELSTDAISGRTTHRIVSVAPTGVEESIYRRLERKIGYSPAAPVVEGYVSAQELGEQTLQLVGVDLFAEKPFRSYFNDDSGEGTEALSAFLTEPNTVILSQNLGQQYGVKAGDYITLNISGQEQKARVVGTIQPANNLTRDALDSLLFTDIASAQEILGKIGYLSHIDLIAQNEADLAPIKSILPPGVKLESAEIQKNAVQQMTAAFKLNLTALSLLALVVGMFLIYNTVTFSVVQRRPLFGILRCIGATPGQLFTLILGEAIALSILGSFLGLGLGVLLGHGVVGLITQSINDFYFVVSVRQISIAPSTLVKGVVIGIAAAIVASLIPALEAMQTSPQSTLQRSNLEVKVQKILPWLVLASASLTILAISLLAMRGGGLIVAFTGLFAILLAAALLTVPLTDWLMQGLTPITSGLFGVLGKLAPRTISRSLSRTSVAIAALMVAVSVIVGVSIMVGSFRGTVVQWLDQTLQADIFVTPPTTTANRVFGRLDSEAIAEIKRWSGLEDVVTYNETDIVVEEYNRTVKLISAGGDVSHGQRPYAWIRDNVSNPWSQMEEEGGVIISEALMLKENLDDPPETITLETTLGTRSFPVVAVFYDYSSDQGTILIDDDLFIELWQDDSVASLGLFVQPGQSVEAIVSELKTHFRGRQDLFIQSNQNLRSGSLEIFDRTFAITSALRLLAIIVAFIGVLSALMSLQLEKTRELGILRATGMTPSQLWRLTLLETGLMGSVAGVLAMPLGYALAWILIYVINVRSFGWTLQMQLQPSYFWQSLIVAVVAGLLAGIYPAWRLGNMVVATAIREE; translated from the coding sequence ATGCGCCGTCGACCATTTCAATATATCCTCTTTATTCTAGGTATTGCTCTGGGCGTAGCGATGATCGTCTCCATTGACTTAGCCAATGGTTCGGCGCAGAGAGCTTTTGAATTGTCTACCGATGCGATTTCTGGACGTACTACCCATCGCATTGTTTCTGTGGCACCGACTGGCGTAGAAGAATCTATATACCGTCGGCTTGAGCGGAAAATTGGCTACTCTCCCGCAGCCCCAGTAGTAGAAGGTTATGTATCTGCTCAAGAATTGGGAGAACAAACTCTACAGCTAGTAGGAGTCGATCTTTTTGCCGAAAAACCATTTCGCAGTTATTTTAACGACGATAGCGGTGAGGGCACAGAAGCTTTAAGCGCATTTCTCACCGAACCAAATACCGTAATCCTGTCGCAAAATTTAGGTCAACAATATGGAGTAAAAGCAGGAGATTACATAACTCTCAATATATCTGGTCAGGAGCAAAAGGCTCGTGTAGTAGGGACGATCCAACCAGCCAATAATTTAACTAGGGATGCTCTGGATAGTTTATTGTTTACGGATATTGCCTCCGCGCAAGAAATTTTAGGCAAAATCGGTTACTTGAGTCATATCGATCTGATTGCTCAAAACGAAGCAGATTTAGCACCCATTAAATCTATCTTGCCCCCAGGAGTAAAGCTAGAATCGGCAGAAATACAAAAAAATGCCGTTCAGCAAATGACTGCTGCTTTTAAGCTCAATCTAACTGCCTTAAGTTTATTAGCTTTGGTAGTAGGGATGTTCTTAATCTATAACACCGTTACTTTTAGTGTGGTGCAAAGAAGACCGCTATTTGGCATTCTGCGATGTATAGGAGCAACCCCAGGACAACTATTTACCCTGATTTTGGGAGAAGCGATCGCCCTAAGTATTCTAGGTTCATTTTTAGGTCTTGGTTTGGGGGTTTTGCTTGGTCATGGCGTGGTTGGCTTAATCACTCAAAGTATTAATGACTTTTATTTTGTGGTTAGTGTTCGGCAAATATCTATTGCGCCTTCTACCTTGGTCAAAGGTGTAGTTATTGGTATTGCTGCTGCTATTGTGGCTTCTTTAATTCCTGCTTTAGAGGCAATGCAAACATCCCCCCAAAGCACTTTACAAAGGTCTAACTTAGAGGTCAAGGTTCAGAAAATTTTACCCTGGCTAGTTTTAGCTTCTGCTAGTTTAACCATACTCGCAATTAGTCTGCTAGCTATGAGAGGTGGGGGGCTAATCGTTGCTTTTACTGGATTGTTCGCTATTTTATTAGCAGCAGCTTTGTTAACCGTACCCTTGACTGACTGGTTAATGCAGGGATTAACGCCGATAACTAGTGGCTTATTTGGCGTGCTAGGCAAGCTTGCCCCCAGAACTATTTCTCGCTCTTTAAGTCGTACCTCAGTAGCGATCGCGGCTTTGATGGTTGCCGTTTCGGTGATTGTCGGTGTTTCTATTATGGTTGGCTCTTTTCGGGGAACAGTGGTGCAATGGCTAGACCAAACTTTGCAAGCAGATATTTTTGTGACTCCCCCGACTACTACTGCTAATCGAGTTTTTGGTCGTTTAGACTCTGAAGCGATCGCTGAAATCAAACGTTGGTCAGGACTGGAAGATGTGGTTACTTATAATGAAACTGATATTGTTGTCGAAGAATATAACCGCACCGTCAAATTGATTTCTGCTGGTGGTGATGTATCCCACGGTCAACGCCCATATGCCTGGATTAGAGACAATGTAAGCAATCCTTGGTCGCAGATGGAAGAGGAAGGAGGGGTAATTATCTCTGAAGCTTTGATGCTTAAAGAAAATTTAGACGACCCCCCTGAAACTATTACCTTGGAGACAACTTTAGGTACGCGGAGTTTTCCTGTTGTCGCCGTGTTCTACGATTATTCTTCTGACCAAGGAACAATCTTAATTGATGATGACCTGTTTATTGAGCTTTGGCAGGATGATAGTGTTGCTTCCCTAGGACTGTTTGTGCAACCTGGACAATCAGTAGAAGCAATAGTCTCTGAATTAAAAACTCATTTTCGAGGTAGACAGGATTTGTTCATTCAATCCAATCAAAATCTAAGATCTGGTTCTCTCGAAATATTTGATCGCACTTTTGCCATTACGAGTGCCTTGCGTCTGCTAGCAATAATAGTCGCTTTTATTGGCGTTCTTAGTGCTTTGATGAGTCTCCAGTTAGAGAAGACTAGAGAATTAGGTATTTTAAGAGCTACAGGAATGACCCCTAGTCAACTATGGCGGTTAACACTCCTAGAAACAGGCTTGATGGGAAGTGTGGCAGGAGTCCTCGCTATGCCTTTAGGCTATGCTCTGGCATGGATTTTAATCTATGTGATTAATGTGCGTTCCTTTGGTTGGACTTTACAAATGCAACTACAACCTAGTTATTTTTGGCAGTCTTTAATTGTCGCAGTAGTAGCAGGTTTATTAGCAGGAATCTATCCAGCATGGCGTTTAGGAAATATGGTAGTTGCTACGGCAATTCGAGAGGAATAG
- the tnpA gene encoding IS200/IS605 family transposase, translating into MKNDFVSSARSISDMKAHLVLTTKYRRKVLTSAMIDRLKEVVIDLCSKWDCKAIEFNGEENHIHLLFQYYPQMEISKFVGNLKSVTSRKLRQEFSIEINSFYQKKVLWNESYFIASCGGVTISTLKKYIQNQNTPS; encoded by the coding sequence ATGAAAAATGATTTTGTATCAAGTGCTAGGTCGATATCAGACATGAAAGCCCATTTGGTGCTGACAACTAAATACAGGCGAAAAGTATTGACCAGTGCAATGATTGACCGATTAAAAGAGGTAGTGATTGACTTGTGCAGTAAATGGGATTGTAAAGCAATTGAATTTAACGGGGAAGAGAATCACATTCATTTGCTTTTTCAGTACTACCCTCAAATGGAGATAAGTAAGTTTGTTGGTAATCTTAAATCTGTTACAAGTAGAAAATTGAGACAAGAATTTTCTATTGAAATTAATAGTTTTTACCAGAAAAAAGTTCTTTGGAATGAATCTTATTTCATTGCTTCATGTGGTGGAGTTACAATATCAACATTAAAGAAATATATTCAAAACCAGAATACGCCTAGTTAG